One part of the Terrimicrobium sacchariphilum genome encodes these proteins:
- a CDS encoding DUF4412 domain-containing protein translates to MKILALLAAIILPVSLVRADITIVQNVKQEGGANGVDINMTIKVKDQKARIDVNPEISTIVDLASGDSLSLFHSRKAAMRLPGATIKAMQAKVQQQQGELKADIPKATGRKETINGFACEEYVTTVDGRKVELWLTKDAPDAQKALSQLSALSGKADPISTFIEKNQLSGFPVRTVVETPMGKVTTTVVTVKPGEIDATQFTIPSEYKEMQAPAMPGLSQ, encoded by the coding sequence ATCGTTCAGAACGTCAAGCAGGAGGGTGGGGCGAACGGGGTCGACATCAACATGACCATCAAGGTCAAGGACCAGAAGGCCCGTATTGACGTGAATCCCGAGATCTCGACCATCGTCGATCTCGCCAGCGGAGATTCCCTCTCGCTTTTTCATTCCCGCAAGGCCGCCATGCGCCTGCCCGGTGCAACGATCAAGGCCATGCAGGCCAAGGTTCAGCAGCAACAAGGTGAGCTCAAGGCCGATATCCCCAAGGCCACAGGCCGTAAGGAGACGATCAATGGCTTTGCCTGCGAGGAGTACGTGACGACCGTCGACGGCCGCAAGGTCGAGCTTTGGCTCACCAAGGACGCTCCCGATGCGCAGAAGGCACTCAGCCAGCTCTCGGCACTCTCTGGCAAGGCCGACCCGATCAGCACCTTCATCGAGAAAAATCAGCTCTCTGGCTTCCCCGTTCGCACGGTCGTTGAGACCCCCATGGGCAAGGTGACCACCACGGTTGTCACCGTGAAGCCCGGTGAGATTGACGCCACCCAGTTCACCATCCCGTCCGAATACAAGGAAATGCAGGCTCCGGCGATGCCCGGCCTCAGCCAGTAG
- the tyrS gene encoding tyrosine--tRNA ligase, translating to MQTTSDALDILCRGCEKVLSPDDLRAKLGENRPLRVKLGVDPTAPDIHLGHSISLSKLREFQDLGHEAILIIGDFTAMIGDPSGRSVTRPQLTHEQVLSNAKSYQEQAFKILSRERSKIVFNGEWFEAMSFDEVIKLNSRVTLQQMLVREDFRDRLDRGQPIRAHEIQYPIMQGWDSVKIRADVELGGTDQLFNIMVGRDLQREEGMPQQVAMVMPILEGLDGKQKMSKSLGNYVALNESAHDMFGKIMSISDELMVRYYQILLKETLPADAHPMEAKKALAQRVAARFHTAEEAQAARTDFETRFSKKDLDHADLPAYTPGEARDFLSLVVEAYAKCFGIAKSRSDARRLLEGGSVQWKGEKIGDVKAVLAGGEAGVLRLDKTRAVRIG from the coding sequence ATGCAGACCACCTCCGACGCCCTCGATATACTTTGCCGCGGCTGTGAAAAAGTTCTCAGCCCCGATGACCTCCGCGCCAAGCTCGGCGAAAATCGCCCCCTGCGCGTAAAACTCGGCGTCGACCCGACCGCGCCCGACATTCATCTCGGCCACAGTATCTCGCTTTCGAAACTGCGCGAGTTTCAGGACCTCGGCCACGAGGCCATTCTCATCATCGGCGATTTCACCGCCATGATCGGCGACCCGAGCGGACGCTCCGTCACCCGCCCGCAGCTCACACACGAGCAGGTGCTCTCCAACGCGAAGAGCTATCAGGAGCAGGCGTTCAAGATTCTCAGCCGCGAGCGCTCGAAGATCGTTTTCAACGGCGAGTGGTTTGAGGCGATGAGCTTCGATGAGGTCATCAAGCTCAACAGCCGTGTCACACTCCAGCAGATGCTCGTCCGCGAGGACTTCCGCGACCGCCTGGATCGCGGCCAGCCCATCCGCGCCCACGAGATTCAGTACCCGATCATGCAGGGTTGGGACTCCGTGAAGATCCGCGCCGATGTGGAACTCGGCGGCACCGACCAGCTTTTTAACATCATGGTCGGCCGCGATCTCCAGCGGGAGGAGGGAATGCCCCAGCAGGTCGCCATGGTCATGCCCATCCTCGAGGGCCTAGACGGCAAGCAGAAGATGAGCAAGAGCCTCGGCAACTACGTGGCGCTCAACGAAAGTGCCCACGACATGTTTGGCAAGATCATGAGCATCAGCGACGAGCTCATGGTGCGCTATTACCAGATCCTCCTGAAGGAGACCCTGCCTGCCGACGCTCATCCCATGGAAGCCAAGAAGGCGCTCGCCCAGCGCGTCGCCGCCCGCTTCCATACCGCCGAGGAGGCCCAGGCCGCCCGCACCGATTTTGAGACCCGCTTCAGCAAGAAGGACCTCGACCACGCCGACCTCCCGGCCTACACGCCGGGTGAGGCGCGCGACTTCCTCAGCCTCGTTGTCGAGGCCTATGCGAAGTGCTTTGGTATTGCCAAATCCCGCAGCGACGCCCGTCGCCTTCTTGAGGGTGGCAGCGTGCAGTGGAAGGGCGAGAAGATCGGCGACGTCAAGGCCGTGCTGGCCGGGGGCGAGGCCGGTGTCCTGCGCCTCGACAAGACCCGCGCCGTCCGCATCGGTTAA
- a CDS encoding DNA polymerase domain-containing protein, with product MNFGENEQLFGFDPLPRVVAAEFAEPNAIDLYVRQADGFTARVREVFQPFFWCAGDAGLELSGGLPLDRLVRCDSWAECQATRSEAASTMPTFWLNDPVQQYLTQSGRTLFKGMLFEDLRRMQVGLQTDENGLTAIALADSSGWEEVFAVQPGLVESERAALEWLSAQIAERDPDVIEGHNLFKVDLAFLAARAKKLKTKLPWGRNGEVLKSRPSRLQIAEKTIQYPKFVVPGRHLVDTWVLAQYYDVSSRELESFALEQVAQHFGVADKDSADGRTALSIVRETRALAAALSRSYFIQAQIFPYNYQDVIIRGNATKIDALFLREYLRRGHSLPDYPEARPFEGGYTDIFKTGVIPNVWHCDVTSLYPSVILAFGYTPAGDKLDLFRNLLSELRTFRVAAKAEMRKAESARERSQLDALQSTFKILINSFYGYLGFAQGHFADFDVAETVTAKGRELLRLMVDWLGKQGAEVIEIDTDGIYFHPPEGADAEVLQKGLTAELPEGIDVEFDERYTAMFSYKAKNYALLHEDGSMSIKGAALKSRGMEPFLRDYLEQFVRRLLEGKPRDAGGLRDEVEGRLRRGEFSIEVLAKTEALQDSVASYQKKISASSRNRAAAFELAIKSGRDYQAGDQVSYYITGTKKKVVAYENARLASEWNPEARDENVEYYVGKLHELAKKFAEFAESPDDLPLL from the coding sequence GTGAATTTTGGCGAGAACGAGCAACTTTTCGGTTTCGATCCCCTGCCCCGAGTGGTGGCTGCGGAATTCGCCGAACCCAACGCAATCGACCTCTATGTGCGCCAGGCGGATGGATTCACCGCCCGCGTCCGGGAGGTTTTTCAGCCGTTTTTCTGGTGTGCCGGAGACGCCGGGCTGGAACTCTCTGGCGGACTGCCCCTGGATCGCCTCGTCCGTTGCGACTCGTGGGCGGAGTGCCAGGCCACCCGGTCGGAAGCCGCCAGCACGATGCCGACTTTCTGGTTGAACGACCCGGTGCAGCAGTACCTCACCCAGTCGGGGCGTACGTTGTTCAAGGGAATGCTCTTCGAGGATCTGCGGCGCATGCAGGTCGGCCTCCAGACCGACGAAAACGGTCTCACCGCCATCGCGCTCGCCGACTCCAGCGGGTGGGAGGAGGTTTTCGCCGTGCAGCCAGGACTCGTGGAGAGCGAGCGCGCCGCACTGGAGTGGCTGTCGGCCCAGATCGCCGAGCGCGATCCCGACGTGATCGAGGGGCACAATCTCTTCAAGGTGGACCTCGCCTTCCTCGCCGCCCGGGCGAAGAAGCTGAAAACGAAACTGCCATGGGGCCGCAACGGCGAGGTGCTGAAATCCCGCCCGTCGCGCCTCCAGATCGCGGAGAAGACGATACAGTATCCGAAATTTGTCGTTCCGGGCCGTCACCTCGTCGATACGTGGGTGCTCGCGCAGTATTATGACGTTTCCTCGCGGGAGCTGGAGAGCTTCGCTCTGGAGCAGGTCGCTCAGCATTTCGGCGTGGCGGACAAGGATTCAGCAGACGGACGCACCGCGCTCTCCATCGTGCGCGAGACCCGCGCGCTCGCGGCGGCGCTGAGCCGGAGCTATTTCATCCAGGCGCAGATTTTTCCCTACAACTACCAGGATGTGATCATTCGCGGAAACGCGACAAAGATCGACGCGCTCTTCCTCCGTGAGTATCTGCGGCGCGGGCATTCGCTCCCGGACTACCCTGAGGCGCGACCGTTCGAGGGCGGCTACACCGACATTTTCAAGACGGGAGTGATTCCCAACGTGTGGCACTGCGACGTGACCTCGCTCTATCCGTCGGTGATCCTGGCTTTTGGCTACACTCCGGCGGGCGACAAGCTGGACCTCTTCCGCAATCTCCTGAGCGAACTCCGCACCTTCCGCGTGGCCGCAAAAGCCGAGATGCGGAAGGCAGAAAGCGCCCGCGAACGCAGCCAACTCGACGCGCTCCAGAGCACGTTCAAGATCCTGATCAATTCCTTCTACGGCTATCTCGGGTTTGCGCAGGGGCACTTTGCCGACTTCGATGTGGCGGAGACCGTGACCGCCAAGGGCCGCGAATTGCTGCGCCTGATGGTCGACTGGCTCGGGAAACAAGGAGCGGAGGTAATCGAGATCGACACCGACGGCATCTACTTTCATCCGCCGGAGGGCGCCGATGCCGAGGTGCTCCAGAAAGGGCTCACCGCGGAACTGCCGGAGGGCATCGACGTGGAATTCGACGAGCGCTACACCGCGATGTTCAGCTACAAGGCGAAGAACTACGCGCTGCTTCACGAGGACGGCTCGATGTCGATCAAGGGCGCGGCACTCAAGTCGCGCGGGATGGAGCCTTTTCTGCGCGACTATCTTGAGCAATTCGTCCGCCGACTCCTCGAGGGCAAGCCGCGCGACGCCGGTGGCTTGCGCGACGAGGTCGAGGGGCGACTGCGCCGGGGAGAATTCTCCATCGAGGTGTTGGCCAAGACCGAGGCGCTCCAGGATTCCGTCGCATCGTATCAGAAGAAGATCAGCGCCTCATCCCGCAACCGTGCGGCGGCCTTCGAACTCGCGATCAAGAGCGGACGCGACTACCAGGCGGGCGATCAGGTGAGCTATTACATCACCGGCACGAAGAAAAAGGTCGTCGCCTATGAAAACGCACGACTGGCCTCGGAATGGAATCCCGAAGCGCGCGATGAAAACGTCGAGTACTACGTGGGCAAGCTGCACGAACTGGCGAAGAAATTCGCCGAGTTCGCGGAAAGTCCCGACGACCTTCCGCTGCTCTAG